From Juglans regia cultivar Chandler chromosome 8, Walnut 2.0, whole genome shotgun sequence, the proteins below share one genomic window:
- the LOC109008267 gene encoding uncharacterized protein LOC109008267 has product MAESTRAAASKAQQEAVLKQLEDHNHAINSIHERLDQFSDMLKSLVEFQQVNSRREENHEETSFGRRLNQEERFPRGIRLDFPHFDGSNPGAWIFKVTQYFEYHQVSMNQRLLMASYHMEGEALVWYQDAVDGGIFTTWESFVKALLVRFGTTAYDDPMESLTRLKQVSSVASYKAQFEALSNRLKGLSEKHKLSCFMSGLKDEVRLPVKMLNPINLNAAFGLAKIQEEYVLASRRSWKNNTALPVKSHGESVDDSSKFQKHGVPTRRVFSSQMDEKRKKRLCYHCEEKWNPSHVCKNPRVYLIQAEEDKIQPVIEESMIIEEGEVSGDAEDSLEVSVNAISGCSNGNAMKLHGKIGPCSVEILIDSGSTHNFLDPMVVQEAKLKVRKDYSLQVRVANGDKILSQGRGEELIKIQGSKFSVPFHVLTLGGCDIVLGVQWLKTLGNITWNFIDMSMSFEWNDQMVKLQGLTAASVHMLSGTMAIKSDFISQQAWLLQLRPVEQPHNEVCSGGPMAELLEGFQDVFAEPVGLPPKREFDHSINLKDGASPVIVRPYRYPHYQKSEIEQIVHELLQTGVVRPSQSPFSSPVLLVKKADAS; this is encoded by the coding sequence ATGGCTGAAAGCACGCGGGCAGCTGCTTCGAAGGCTCAACAGGAAGCTGTTTTGAAGCAATTAGAAGACCACAACCATGCTATTAATAGCATTCACGAAAGGCTCGATCAATTTTCTGATATGTTGAAGTCATTGGTTGAGTTTCAGCAAGTTAACTCTCGCAGGGAGGAGAACCATGAAGAAACTTCGTTTGGTAGGCGTTTGAATCAAGAGGAGAGGTTTCCAAGGGGCATTAGACTCGACTTTCCCCATTTTGATGGCTCTAATCCAGGAGCATGGATTTTTAAAGTAACACAATACTTTGAATATCATCAAGTTTCGATGAATCAGAGACTTTTAATGGCTTCATATCATATGGAGGGTGAGGCCCTCGTATGGTACCAAGATGCAGTGGATGGGGGTATCTTTACAACGTGGGAATCCTTTGTAAAAGCCTTGCTGGTCAGGTTTGGTACTACAgcctatgatgatcctatggagtcCTTAACACGATTGAAACAAGTATCTTCTGTGGCTAGTTACAAAGCACAGTTTGAAGCCTTGTCCAATAGGCTGAAGGGGTTGTCAGAAAAGCATAAACTAAGCTGTTTCATGAGTGGCCTTAAAGATGAAGTTCGACTTCCTGTAAAAATGCTTAACCCTATAAATCTTAATGCTGCCTTCGGTCTTGCTAAGATTCAGGAAGAATATGTTTTGGCATCAAGGAGGTCTTGGAAAAACAACACAGCACTGCCTGTTAAGAGCCATGGGGAAAGTGTGGATGATAGTTCCAAGTTTCAGAAGCATGGGGTGCCAACAAGGAGagttttttcttcacaaatggatgagaagaggaagaaacgCCTCTGTTAtcattgtgaagaaaaatggaatcccAGTCACGTGTGCAAGAATCCCAGAGTTTATTTGATCCAAGCGGAGGAGGATAAAATCCAGCCTGTTATTGAAGAATCAATGATCATAGAAGAGGGAGAGGTATCGGGTGATGCTGAGGACTCTTTAGAAGTTTCTGTTAATGCTATTTCTGGTTGCAGTAATGGAAATGCTATGAAGTTGCATGGCAAGATTGGCCCTTGTTCAGTTGAAATTCTTATAGATTCTGGaagcacacataattttttggaTCCTATGGTGGTCCAAGAAGCTAAGTTGAAGGTCAGAAAAGACTACAGCTTGCAAGTAAGGGTCGCCAATGGTGATAAAATTTTGAGCCAGGGAAGGGGTGAAGAACTAATCAAGATTCAAGGTTCGAAGTTCTCTGTTCCTTTTCATGTATTAACATTGGGAGGATGTGATATCGTTCTTGGAGTTCAATGGTTAAAAACCTTAGGCAACATTACTTGGAACTTTATTGATATGTCAATGAGTTTTGAGTGGAATGACCAGATGGTTAAGTTGCAAGGATTGACTGCTGCAAGTGTTCACATGTTGTCAGGAACTATGGCAATTAAATCAGATTTTATAAGTCAACAAGCATGGTTGTTACAGTTAAGGCCTGTGGAGCAACCACATAATGAAGTATGTTCTGGAGGACCAATGGCTGAGTTGCTTGAAGGATTCCAGGATGTGTTTGCTGAACCTGTTGGATTGCCACCAAAAAGAGAGTTTGATCACTCAATCAACCTGAAGGATGGGGCTTCTCCTGTTATAGTTCGACCTTACAGGTATCCTCATTACCAGAAATCCGAGATAGAACAAATTGTACATGAATTGTTGCAAACTGGTGTAGTAAGACCCAGCCAAAGCCCTTTTTCTTCACCAGTGTTATTGGTTAAGAAGGCTGATGCATCTTGA
- the LOC109008275 gene encoding probable cysteine protease RD19B, whose product MYRLFLFALFSLFLVSFAVDDIDGGGDDPLIRQVVSEGEDLLLHAERHFSTFKARFGKSYASQEEHDYRFGVFKANVLRAKRHQKLDPGAVHGVTKFSDLTPAEFRRNFLGLKRLRLPADAHKAPILPTNDLPTEFDWRDHGAVTGVKDQGACGSCWSFSTTGALEGAHYLETGELVSLSEQQLVDCDHECDPEEYGACDSGCSGGLMTSAFEYTLKAGGLEREKDYPYTGTDRGPCKFDKSKIVASVSNFSVVSIDEDQIAANLVKNGPLAIGINAVFMQTYVGKVSCPYICSKHLDHGVLLVGFGSAGYSPIRFKEKPYWIIKNSWGENWGENGYYKICKGHNACGVDSMVSTVAAIHTTTE is encoded by the exons ATGTACCGCCTTTTTCTCTTCGCTCTCTTCAGTCTCTTCCTCGTATCCTTTGCGGTCGATGATATCGACGGTGGTGGCGATGACCCACTGATCCGTCAAGTGGTGTCGGAGGGAGAGGATCTTCTCCTACATGCCGAGCGTCATTTCTCGACGTTCAAGGCCAGGTTCGGTAAAAGCTATGCCAGCCAAGAGGAGCACGACTACAGATTCGGCGTGTTCAAGGCCAACGTGCTCCGAGCAAAGCGACACCAGAAGCTGGACCCTGGCGCCGTACACGGCGTCACCAAGTTCTCTGATCTCACTCCGGCCGAGTTCCGCAGAAATTTTCTCGGACTGAAGCGTCTCCGACTCCCGGCTGACGCTCACAAGGCTCCGATCCTTCCCACCAATGATCTCCCCACAGAATTTGACTGGCGCGATCACGGTGCCGTCACGGGGGTCAAAGACCAG GGCGCGTGTGGATCGTGCTGGTCGTTTAGTACAACAGGGGCGTTGGAAGGAGCTCATTATTTGGAAACTGGGGAGCTAGTGAGCCTGAGTGAGCAACAGCTTGTGGATTGCGACCATGAG tgTGATCCCGAAGAATATGGTGCATGTGACTCCGGGTGTAGTGGCGGGCTGATGACATCTGCATTTGAGTACACCCTCAAGGCAGGTggactagagagagagaaggactATCCTTACACTGGGACTGATCGTGGGCCCTGCAAATTTGACAAAAGCAAAATTGTTGCTTCTGTATCTAACTTCAGCGTTGTTTCAATCGATGAAGATCAAATTGCTGCAAATTTGGTGAAGAATGGCCCTCTTGCAA TTGGCATCAATGCAGTTTTCATGCAGACATATGTTGGGAAAGTCTCGTGCCCATACATCTGCTCCAAGCATTTGGATCACGGGGTGCTTCTGGTGGGTTTCGGGTCTGCCGGTTATTCTCCGATCCGGTTCAAGGAGAAGCCATACTGGATCATAAAGAACTCTTGGGGAGAAAATTGGGGTGAGAATGGATATTACAAGATCTGCAAGGGCCATAATGCATGTGGAGTGGATTCCATGGTTTCAACTGTGGCTGCTATACATACCACCACTGAGTAA